One genomic window of Azospirillum sp. TSH100 includes the following:
- a CDS encoding 4-carboxy-4-hydroxy-2-oxoadipate aldolase/oxaloacetate decarboxylase has translation MTVHKDFARPDAVTVEALRTQSPATLHEAMGKKGAMGHPIKPLFPGMRLCGPALTVSCGPTDNLMIHIAVALAKPGDVLVVDFKGMTDAGPWGDILTASAIARGLGGLVIDGCVRDAAAIRDMGFPVFCRGTNMKGTNKTDAKGDVNTTVVVGGVMVSPGDIVVADDDGVVVVPQDLAADTLEKAAAREAAEAAYRHKLEAGETTIELLNLKPYLDAAGITL, from the coding sequence ATGACCGTTCACAAGGATTTCGCCCGCCCCGACGCCGTCACGGTCGAGGCGCTGCGCACCCAGTCCCCCGCCACCCTGCACGAGGCGATGGGCAAGAAGGGCGCCATGGGCCACCCGATCAAGCCGCTGTTCCCCGGCATGCGGCTGTGCGGTCCGGCCCTGACCGTGTCCTGCGGCCCGACCGACAACCTGATGATCCACATCGCGGTGGCGCTGGCCAAGCCGGGCGACGTGCTGGTGGTGGATTTCAAGGGCATGACCGACGCCGGCCCCTGGGGCGACATCCTGACCGCGTCGGCCATCGCCCGCGGCCTGGGCGGGCTGGTGATCGACGGCTGCGTGCGCGACGCCGCCGCCATCCGCGACATGGGCTTCCCGGTGTTCTGCCGCGGCACCAACATGAAGGGCACCAACAAGACCGACGCCAAGGGCGACGTCAACACCACCGTCGTGGTCGGCGGCGTGATGGTCTCGCCGGGCGACATCGTGGTCGCCGACGACGACGGCGTGGTGGTGGTGCCCCAGGATCTGGCCGCCGACACGCTGGAGAAGGCCGCCGCCCGCGAGGCCGCCGAAGCGGCCTACCGCCACAAGCTGGAGGCGGGCGAGACGACCATCGAGCTTCTGAACCTGAAGCCCTATCTCGACGCCGCCGGCATCACGCTCTGA
- a CDS encoding tripartite tricarboxylate transporter substrate binding protein: MVRNAHSAVQVEATRAAGTSRIGAFSRGLRRLAAVVGCVAAGLTATIALAVPGAAWAAYPEKPISLIVGYAAGGGSDFIVRSLAPFIEKELGGSARVIVMNRPGAGGEIGFAAIADAAPDGYTIGLINSPNVVTIPIERHARFSLDRLDPLYNLVDDPGSFVVHKDSPFKTLADVAAFAKANPNNVTVGTTGIGSDDHLAMLMFQRLTQTQLTHVPFPGSADAHRALLGRHIQVTSMNIGESARAREGDPIRILGVMTEQRSEQATDVPTFKELGFDVKMSSLRGLAAPMGLPPDIRAKLVDAIAKAVQHPEFQEIARKAYQPLRLLPPDQYAVELKSQEATFRAIWKETPWLK, encoded by the coding sequence ATGGTTAGGAACGCGCATTCCGCCGTTCAGGTTGAAGCGACACGGGCGGCCGGGACCAGCCGGATTGGCGCCTTCTCGCGCGGGTTGCGGCGGCTGGCTGCGGTTGTCGGGTGCGTCGCCGCCGGGCTGACGGCGACCATCGCGCTGGCGGTGCCGGGTGCGGCCTGGGCCGCTTATCCGGAGAAGCCGATCAGTCTGATCGTCGGCTATGCCGCCGGCGGCGGGTCCGATTTCATCGTCCGGTCGCTCGCCCCCTTCATCGAGAAGGAACTGGGCGGCAGCGCCCGGGTGATCGTGATGAACCGTCCCGGCGCCGGTGGCGAGATTGGCTTCGCCGCCATCGCCGACGCGGCACCCGACGGCTACACCATCGGCCTTATCAACTCGCCCAACGTCGTGACCATTCCGATCGAGCGGCATGCGCGCTTCTCGCTCGACCGTCTCGACCCGCTCTACAATCTGGTGGACGATCCCGGCTCCTTCGTCGTCCACAAGGACAGCCCCTTCAAGACGCTGGCCGACGTCGCCGCCTTCGCCAAGGCCAACCCGAACAATGTGACGGTCGGCACCACCGGCATCGGCTCCGACGATCATCTGGCGATGCTGATGTTCCAGCGCCTGACCCAGACCCAACTGACCCATGTGCCCTTCCCGGGCAGCGCGGATGCCCACCGGGCGCTGCTGGGCCGGCACATCCAGGTCACCTCGATGAACATCGGCGAATCGGCGCGGGCGCGCGAAGGTGACCCGATCCGCATCCTCGGTGTGATGACGGAGCAGCGGTCGGAGCAGGCCACCGACGTTCCGACCTTCAAGGAGCTGGGCTTCGACGTGAAGATGTCGTCGTTGCGCGGCCTCGCGGCCCCGATGGGCCTGCCGCCGGACATCCGCGCGAAGCTGGTCGACGCCATCGCCAAGGCGGTCCAGCATCCGGAGTTCCAGGAGATCGCCCGAAAGGCCTACCAGCCGCTGCGCCTGCTCCCTCCCGACCAGTATGCGGTGGAGCTGAAGAGCCAGGAGGCCACCTTCCGCGCCATCTGGAAGGAAACGCCCTGGCTGAAGTGA
- a CDS encoding tripartite tricarboxylate transporter substrate binding protein — MKFWKALSLAAAAGALFMSATNAEAAYPEKPITMIVAFGAGGGTDLLIRALAPFLEKQLGDGSRVEVVNKPGAGGEIGFAAIADAAPDGYTIGAINSPNVNAIPIERQARYSLDRLDPLYNLVDDPSSFAVQNEGQFKTLTDVVTFAKANPNTVTVGTTGIGSDDHLAMLVFQRQAGVTFTHVPFQGSAANEAALANKKIMLSAVNIGEAMQYKQKDPITVLGVMAEKKVEQAPGVGTFKEQGFNALMSSLRGIAAPKGLPPDVRTKLVDALGKAANDPGFQAKAKELYQPVRLLPPEQYAAELAESTKELRELWATNPWLK, encoded by the coding sequence ATGAAGTTCTGGAAAGCTCTCTCTCTGGCAGCCGCGGCCGGCGCGCTGTTCATGTCGGCCACGAACGCCGAGGCGGCCTATCCGGAGAAGCCGATCACGATGATCGTGGCCTTCGGCGCCGGCGGCGGCACCGATCTGCTGATTCGCGCGCTGGCGCCCTTCCTGGAGAAGCAGCTGGGTGACGGCAGCCGGGTCGAGGTGGTGAACAAGCCCGGCGCCGGCGGCGAGATCGGCTTCGCCGCCATCGCCGACGCCGCGCCCGACGGCTACACCATCGGCGCCATCAACTCGCCGAACGTCAACGCCATCCCGATCGAGCGCCAGGCCCGCTATTCGCTGGACCGTCTCGACCCGCTCTACAATCTGGTGGACGATCCCAGTTCCTTCGCGGTCCAGAACGAAGGACAGTTCAAGACGCTGACCGACGTGGTGACCTTCGCCAAGGCCAACCCGAACACCGTCACCGTCGGCACCACCGGCATCGGCTCCGACGACCATCTGGCGATGCTTGTGTTCCAGCGTCAGGCCGGCGTGACCTTCACCCATGTGCCCTTCCAGGGCTCCGCCGCCAACGAGGCGGCGCTGGCCAACAAGAAGATCATGCTGAGCGCCGTGAACATCGGCGAGGCGATGCAGTACAAGCAGAAGGACCCGATCACCGTCCTGGGCGTGATGGCCGAGAAGAAGGTGGAGCAGGCCCCCGGCGTCGGCACCTTCAAGGAGCAGGGCTTCAACGCGCTGATGTCGTCGCTGCGCGGCATCGCGGCGCCGAAGGGTCTGCCGCCGGACGTGCGGACCAAGCTGGTCGACGCGCTGGGCAAGGCCGCCAACGATCCGGGCTTCCAGGCCAAGGCGAAGGAGCTGTACCAGCCGGTCCGCCTGCTGCCGCCGGAGCAGTACGCCGCCGAACTGGCCGAGTCGACCAAGGAACTGCGCGAGCTGTGGGCGACCAACCCGTGGCTGAAGTAA
- the ykgO gene encoding type B 50S ribosomal protein L36: MKIVNSLKSMKTRHKACRVIRRKGRVYVINKQNPRFKARQG; this comes from the coding sequence ATGAAAATCGTCAACTCCCTGAAGTCGATGAAGACGCGCCACAAGGCCTGCCGCGTAATCCGCCGCAAGGGCCGCGTCTACGTCATCAACAAGCAGAACCCCCGTTTCAAGGCCCGCCAGGGCTGA
- a CDS encoding FAD-linked oxidase C-terminal domain-containing protein — protein MKMPVPDSGVIARRREIVEALRAIVPGEGVIVDENELRAYECDGLTAYRQLPMVAVLPSTVEQVSQVLKTCKAMGVKVVPRGAGTSLSGGALPLADGVLLGMGKFKRILDIDYANRCVTVQPGVTNLGISNAVAHEGFYYAPDPSSQIACTIGGNIAENSGGVHCLKYGLTTNNVLGLEMVLMDGTILRLGGKHLDAGGYDLMGIVTGSEGLLGVVTEVTVRILKKPATARAVLLGFPSSEQGGDCVAAIIAAGIIPGGMEMMDRPAIHAAEAFVHAGYPLDVEALLIVELDGPAAEVDHLIDRVEAIARDKGACYARVSTSEEERLAFWAGRKAAFPAVGRISPDYYCMDGTIPRKALPLVLQRMQEMSDRCGLRVANVFHAGDGNLHPLILYDANKPGELEAAEEFGNDILRLCVEVGGVLTGEHGVGVEKRDLMTDQFDEADLQQQQRLKCAFDPDGLLNPGKVFPTLHRCAELGRLHVHQGELRFPDIPRF, from the coding sequence ATGAAGATGCCGGTGCCGGACAGCGGGGTGATTGCCCGCCGCCGGGAGATCGTCGAGGCGCTGCGCGCCATCGTTCCCGGCGAAGGCGTGATCGTCGACGAGAACGAGCTGCGCGCCTACGAGTGCGACGGGCTGACCGCCTACCGCCAGCTGCCGATGGTAGCCGTGCTCCCCAGTACGGTGGAGCAGGTCTCCCAGGTCCTGAAGACCTGCAAGGCGATGGGGGTGAAGGTGGTGCCGCGCGGCGCCGGCACCTCGCTGTCCGGCGGCGCCCTGCCGCTCGCCGACGGTGTGCTGCTCGGCATGGGCAAGTTCAAGCGCATCCTCGACATCGACTATGCCAACCGCTGCGTCACCGTGCAGCCGGGAGTGACCAACCTCGGCATCTCCAACGCCGTTGCGCATGAAGGCTTCTATTACGCCCCCGACCCGTCCAGCCAGATCGCCTGCACCATCGGCGGCAACATCGCCGAGAATTCCGGCGGCGTGCACTGCCTGAAATACGGGCTGACCACCAACAATGTGCTTGGGCTGGAGATGGTGCTGATGGACGGCACCATCCTGCGGCTGGGCGGCAAGCATCTCGATGCCGGCGGCTACGACCTGATGGGGATCGTCACCGGGTCGGAAGGGCTGCTGGGCGTGGTGACCGAGGTCACCGTGCGCATCCTGAAGAAGCCGGCCACCGCCCGTGCGGTGCTGCTGGGCTTTCCCAGCAGCGAGCAGGGCGGCGACTGCGTGGCGGCCATCATCGCCGCCGGCATCATCCCCGGCGGCATGGAGATGATGGACCGCCCCGCCATCCATGCGGCCGAGGCCTTCGTCCATGCCGGCTACCCGCTGGACGTCGAGGCGCTGCTGATTGTCGAGCTGGACGGCCCGGCGGCGGAGGTCGACCATTTGATCGACCGGGTGGAGGCGATCGCCCGCGACAAGGGCGCCTGCTATGCCCGCGTTTCGACCAGCGAGGAGGAGCGGCTGGCCTTCTGGGCCGGGCGCAAGGCGGCGTTCCCGGCGGTGGGCCGCATCAGCCCCGATTACTACTGCATGGACGGCACCATCCCGCGCAAGGCGCTGCCGCTGGTGCTGCAACGGATGCAGGAGATGTCGGACCGCTGCGGCCTGCGCGTCGCCAATGTCTTCCATGCCGGCGATGGCAACCTGCACCCGCTGATCCTCTATGACGCCAACAAGCCGGGCGAGCTGGAGGCGGCGGAGGAGTTCGGCAACGACATCCTGCGCCTGTGCGTCGAGGTCGGCGGCGTGCTGACCGGCGAGCATGGCGTCGGCGTCGAGAAGCGCGACCTGATGACCGACCAGTTCGACGAGGCCGATTTGCAGCAGCAGCAGCGGCTGAAATGCGCCTTCGACCCCGACGGTCTGCTGAATCCGGGCAAGGTCTTCCCGACTCTGCATCGCTGCGCCGAGCTTGGCCGGCTGCACGTCCACCAGGGGGAGCTGCGCTTCCCCGACATCCCGCGCTTCTGA
- the glcE gene encoding glycolate oxidase subunit GlcE, translating to MTITTLKPETAAQVTDAVRWALSAGEPLEILGSGSRRGLGRPVQAGHALDLSALSGVIAYEPEELVLTALAGTRMDLIRSMLAERGQHLAFEPPEGGTLGGLVASGLAGPRRISAGSARDHTLGIAGVSGRAEAYKGGGKVVKNVTGYDVPKLMAGSFGTLTALTEITVKVLPAPEDSATLLLFGLDDRAAVAVLDRALRSPYEVSGAAHLPAVIAARSGVSAVAGAGGAATLVRLEGFGPSVAARVTMLREELRADAVLGRDESLAVWREVRDGAGLGEGTDAQLWKLSVPPSAGPSTVEAIRRTLDVEAFYDWGGGLVWLTARPDSGTAIRAALSAGGHATLVRAPEPVRAATDVFQPLPEPLMALSRRVKESFDPKGILNPGRMYAGL from the coding sequence ATGACCATCACCACCTTGAAGCCGGAAACCGCAGCACAGGTGACAGACGCGGTGCGCTGGGCTCTGTCGGCCGGCGAACCGCTGGAAATCCTGGGCAGCGGCAGCCGCCGCGGGCTGGGGCGTCCGGTACAGGCCGGCCACGCGCTCGACCTGTCCGCCCTGTCCGGTGTCATCGCCTATGAGCCGGAGGAGCTGGTGCTGACGGCGCTGGCCGGCACGCGCATGGACCTGATCCGCTCCATGCTGGCCGAGCGCGGGCAGCATCTGGCCTTCGAGCCTCCCGAAGGCGGGACGCTCGGCGGGCTGGTCGCCAGCGGGCTGGCCGGGCCGCGCCGCATCTCGGCGGGGTCCGCCCGCGACCACACGCTGGGAATCGCCGGGGTCAGCGGCCGGGCCGAGGCCTACAAGGGCGGCGGCAAGGTGGTGAAGAACGTCACCGGCTATGACGTGCCGAAGCTGATGGCGGGCTCCTTCGGCACGCTGACCGCGCTGACCGAGATCACTGTGAAGGTGTTGCCGGCGCCGGAGGACAGCGCAACCCTGCTGTTGTTCGGGCTGGACGACAGGGCGGCGGTGGCGGTGCTCGACCGCGCGCTGCGCAGCCCCTACGAGGTGTCGGGCGCCGCCCATCTGCCGGCGGTCATCGCCGCGCGGTCCGGCGTGTCCGCCGTGGCGGGGGCGGGTGGGGCCGCGACTCTGGTGCGGCTGGAGGGCTTCGGTCCCTCGGTCGCCGCGCGCGTCACCATGCTGCGCGAGGAGCTGCGGGCCGACGCCGTGCTGGGCCGTGACGAGTCGCTGGCGGTCTGGCGCGAGGTTCGGGACGGGGCGGGGTTGGGGGAGGGCACCGACGCCCAGCTCTGGAAACTGTCCGTTCCACCGTCCGCCGGCCCCTCGACCGTCGAGGCCATCCGCCGGACGCTTGATGTCGAGGCCTTCTACGATTGGGGCGGCGGGCTGGTCTGGCTGACCGCGCGCCCCGACTCGGGGACAGCGATCCGTGCGGCGCTCTCCGCCGGCGGCCATGCCACGCTGGTGCGGGCGCCCGAACCGGTGCGCGCGGCGACGGACGTGTTCCAGCCCTTGCCCGAGCCGCTGATGGCGCTCAGCCGCCGGGTCAAGGAAAGCTTCGACCCCAAGGGCATCCTCAACCCCGGCCGCATGTATGCGGGGCTGTAA
- the glcF gene encoding glycolate oxidase subunit GlcF — MQTNFSLAQLADAAIRDSEQILRKCVHCGFCTATCPTYTILGDELDSPRGRIYQIKDMLEKGGPPPDSTVKHIDRCLSCLSCMTTCPSGVHYMHLVDHARAHIEATHSRPTADRAVRDLIARVLPNPRLFRLALLGASLGRPFRAMLPKRLSAMLALTPASVPAPSYSDRPGVHPAEGPRRKRVALLIGCAQQVLAPQINEATIRLLTRHGVEVVVSKGADCCGALTHHMGKEDLAHAAAKKTIDAWTREIEGEGLDAIVINASGCGTSVKDYGHLFREDAAYAAKAARVAALAKDVTELMDGIGLARPVVETGQAVAYHSACSMQHGQRIKEPPRALLRAAGFKVKEIPDAHLCCGSAGTYNMLQPELAGELRNRKVAAIESTQAQAVAAGNLGCITQIASGTGLPVVHTVELLDWATGGPMPEALAGRPAFRQGGVRAA; from the coding sequence ATGCAAACCAACTTCTCGCTCGCCCAGCTGGCCGATGCCGCGATCCGCGACTCGGAGCAGATCCTGCGCAAATGCGTGCATTGCGGCTTCTGCACGGCGACCTGCCCGACCTACACCATCCTGGGTGACGAGCTGGACAGCCCGCGCGGCCGCATCTATCAGATCAAGGACATGCTGGAGAAGGGCGGGCCGCCGCCCGACAGCACGGTCAAGCACATCGACCGCTGCCTGTCCTGCCTGTCCTGCATGACGACCTGCCCGTCGGGCGTCCATTACATGCATCTGGTCGATCACGCCCGCGCCCACATCGAGGCGACCCACAGCCGTCCGACGGCCGACCGGGCGGTGCGCGATCTGATCGCGCGGGTGCTGCCCAACCCGCGGCTGTTCCGGCTTGCCCTGCTTGGGGCGTCGCTTGGCCGACCGTTCCGCGCGATGCTGCCCAAGCGGCTGTCGGCAATGCTGGCGCTGACCCCGGCCAGCGTGCCGGCGCCGAGCTACAGCGACCGGCCCGGCGTGCATCCGGCGGAGGGGCCGCGCCGGAAGCGGGTCGCCCTGCTGATCGGCTGCGCCCAGCAGGTGCTGGCCCCGCAGATCAACGAGGCGACCATCCGCCTGCTGACCCGCCATGGGGTCGAGGTGGTGGTGTCGAAGGGCGCCGACTGCTGCGGCGCCCTGACGCACCATATGGGCAAGGAGGATCTCGCCCACGCCGCCGCGAAGAAGACCATCGACGCCTGGACCAGGGAGATCGAGGGGGAGGGGCTGGACGCCATCGTCATCAACGCGTCCGGTTGCGGCACCAGCGTCAAGGATTACGGCCACCTGTTCCGCGAGGATGCCGCCTATGCCGCCAAGGCGGCGCGGGTGGCTGCACTCGCGAAGGATGTCACCGAACTGATGGACGGGATCGGGCTGGCCCGGCCGGTGGTGGAGACCGGGCAGGCGGTCGCCTACCACTCCGCCTGCTCGATGCAGCACGGCCAGCGCATCAAGGAGCCGCCGCGCGCCCTGCTGCGCGCCGCCGGGTTCAAAGTGAAGGAGATCCCCGACGCGCATCTCTGCTGTGGGTCGGCCGGCACCTACAACATGCTGCAGCCGGAGCTGGCTGGCGAACTGCGCAACCGCAAGGTCGCCGCCATCGAAAGCACCCAGGCCCAGGCGGTGGCGGCCGGCAATCTCGGCTGCATCACCCAGATCGCGTCGGGCACCGGGCTGCCGGTGGTCCATACGGTGGAACTGCTGGACTGGGCGACCGGCGGCCCGATGCCCGAGGCGCTGGCCGGCCGCCCGGCCTTCCGGCAGGGCGGGGTGCGGGCGGCCTGA
- the pcsA gene encoding phosphatidylcholine synthase, protein MSAAYGITHRLSAWGVHIFTASGAVLGLLGLLAAAAGDAKLCLMWLGVALVVDGVDGTLARRVSVKQVLPGIDGSALDLVIDYLTYVVVPAVFMHRFGLLPEGLVSVGLAAWILLTALYCFANVGMKSGDNYFVGFPAIWNVVALYLWLLDLNPWFNAAVVVALGLLTFTTVKFLHPFRVKALMPLNIGVTTVWLLCCIALVVLEPARPGWLFGLWLATSVYYAAVCAWRTLRGP, encoded by the coding sequence ATGAGCGCCGCCTACGGAATCACCCATCGGCTGTCGGCCTGGGGCGTTCACATCTTCACGGCCAGCGGCGCCGTGCTGGGGCTGCTCGGCCTTCTCGCGGCGGCGGCGGGCGACGCCAAGCTGTGCCTGATGTGGCTGGGCGTGGCGCTGGTCGTCGACGGCGTCGACGGCACGCTGGCCCGCCGGGTCTCGGTCAAGCAGGTGCTGCCGGGCATCGACGGTTCGGCGCTGGACCTCGTCATCGACTACCTGACCTATGTCGTGGTGCCGGCGGTGTTCATGCACCGCTTCGGCCTGCTGCCGGAGGGGCTGGTCAGCGTCGGCCTTGCCGCCTGGATCCTGCTGACGGCGCTCTATTGCTTCGCCAATGTCGGGATGAAGAGCGGCGACAACTACTTCGTCGGCTTCCCGGCGATCTGGAACGTGGTGGCCCTTTATCTCTGGCTGCTCGACCTCAATCCCTGGTTCAATGCCGCGGTGGTGGTGGCGCTGGGGCTGCTGACCTTCACCACCGTCAAGTTCCTGCATCCCTTCCGCGTCAAGGCGCTGATGCCGCTGAACATCGGCGTGACCACGGTGTGGCTGCTCTGCTGCATCGCGCTGGTGGTGCTGGAGCCGGCGCGGCCCGGCTGGCTGTTCGGCCTGTGGCTGGCGACCTCGGTCTATTACGCCGCGGTCTGCGCCTGGCGCACCCTGCGCGGGCCTTGA
- a CDS encoding cation diffusion facilitator family transporter, protein MAEGSTKVVLAALGGNLMIALTKFVASAMTGSAAMFSEAIHSVVDSGNQLLLLYGIRRARRPPTPQHPFGHGREVYFWSFVVAVLLFGIGAGLSIYDGWHALSHPEPVESPWVNFAVLGFAVLFEGFSWIVALREFRRGQSGVGILSAVHRSKNPSVFVVLLEDTAALIGLLLAGIGLTLGEVTGNPVFDAYASIAIGVVLAVVAALLAYESKGLLIGESADRRVVEGIRRIVGEEARVKRPLDVLTMHMGPDDVLLNLSVEFQDSLNAREVEDAVCTLESRIRSQYPIIRRIFVEAESLRARRGRHGDDGTIPVSGLPAE, encoded by the coding sequence TTGGCCGAAGGCTCCACCAAGGTCGTGCTCGCCGCGCTCGGCGGCAACCTGATGATCGCGCTGACCAAATTCGTCGCCAGCGCGATGACCGGCAGCGCAGCCATGTTCAGCGAGGCGATCCATTCCGTCGTCGACAGCGGCAACCAGCTTCTGCTGCTCTATGGCATCCGCCGCGCCCGCCGTCCGCCGACGCCGCAACACCCCTTCGGCCATGGGCGCGAGGTGTATTTCTGGTCCTTCGTCGTCGCCGTGCTGCTGTTCGGCATCGGTGCCGGCCTGTCCATCTATGACGGCTGGCACGCGCTGTCCCATCCCGAGCCGGTCGAAAGCCCCTGGGTCAATTTCGCCGTGCTGGGCTTCGCCGTGTTGTTCGAGGGCTTTTCCTGGATCGTCGCGCTGCGCGAGTTCCGCCGCGGCCAGAGCGGCGTCGGCATCCTGTCCGCCGTCCACCGCTCGAAGAATCCGTCGGTCTTCGTCGTGCTGCTGGAGGACACCGCGGCGCTGATCGGCCTGCTGCTGGCCGGCATCGGCCTCACGCTGGGCGAGGTGACCGGCAACCCGGTCTTCGACGCCTACGCCTCCATCGCCATCGGCGTGGTGCTGGCGGTCGTCGCGGCGCTGCTGGCCTACGAGTCGAAGGGATTGCTGATCGGCGAATCGGCCGACCGCCGCGTCGTCGAGGGCATCCGCCGCATCGTCGGCGAGGAGGCGCGGGTGAAGCGCCCGCTCGACGTGCTGACCATGCATATGGGCCCGGACGATGTGCTGCTGAACCTGTCGGTCGAGTTCCAGGACAGCCTGAACGCCCGCGAGGTGGAGGACGCCGTCTGCACGCTGGAAAGCCGCATCCGCAGCCAATACCCGATCATCCGCCGCATCTTCGTCGAGGCCGAGTCGCTGCGCGCCCGGCGTGGCCGGCACGGTGATGACGGAACCATCCCCGTTTCGGGACTTCCGGCCGAGTGA
- a CDS encoding DUF72 domain-containing protein: protein MAEPTVHPIRIGTAGWSIPKLSAPAFPVDGTHLERTARVMPMTEVNSSFYRPHRPETWARWAASTPLGFRFAVKLPKAISHEAKLVGIETALDRFLAEAGMLGDRFGPLLVQLPPSLRFDPAVAEDFFALLRAKFDGAQFGGDVVCEPRHASWFTDMAESLLAAHRVARVATDPAPVPGAGEPGGWDGLRYWRLHGSPVMYHSAYEPAVLDALAERFLAEAALRPVWCVFDNTADFHAVDDALATMTRLAGISP, encoded by the coding sequence ATGGCGGAACCCACGGTGCACCCGATCCGGATCGGCACCGCCGGCTGGAGCATCCCCAAGCTCTCGGCCCCCGCCTTTCCGGTCGATGGCACCCATCTGGAACGCACCGCCCGCGTCATGCCGATGACCGAGGTGAACAGCAGCTTCTACCGTCCGCACAGGCCGGAGACCTGGGCGCGCTGGGCCGCCTCCACCCCCTTGGGCTTCCGTTTCGCGGTGAAGCTGCCCAAGGCGATCAGCCACGAGGCCAAGCTGGTCGGCATCGAGACGGCGCTGGACCGTTTCCTGGCGGAAGCCGGGATGCTCGGCGACCGCTTCGGCCCGCTGCTGGTGCAACTGCCGCCCAGCCTGCGTTTCGACCCTGCGGTGGCGGAGGACTTCTTCGCCCTGCTGCGCGCCAAGTTCGACGGCGCCCAATTTGGCGGCGACGTGGTGTGCGAGCCGCGCCATGCCTCATGGTTCACCGACATGGCCGAGTCTCTGCTGGCCGCCCACCGCGTCGCCCGCGTCGCCACCGATCCGGCCCCGGTGCCGGGGGCGGGGGAGCCGGGGGGCTGGGACGGTCTGCGCTACTGGCGGCTGCACGGCTCGCCGGTGATGTACCACTCGGCCTACGAACCGGCGGTGCTGGACGCGCTGGCCGAACGGTTCCTGGCGGAGGCGGCGCTGCGGCCGGTCTGGTGCGTCTTCGACAACACCGCCGACTTCCACGCCGTCGATGACGCGTTGGCGACCATGACGCGGCTGGCGGGGATATCCCCCTGA